From Helicoverpa armigera isolate CAAS_96S chromosome 29, ASM3070526v1, whole genome shotgun sequence, the proteins below share one genomic window:
- the LOC110378513 gene encoding small ribosomal subunit protein eS1: MAVGKNKGLSKGGKKGVKKKIVDPFTRKDWYDVKAPSMFTKRQVGTTLVNRTQGTKIASEGLKGRVFEVSLADLQADTDAERSFRKFRLIAEDVQGRNVLCNFHGMDLTTDKLRWMVKKWQTLVEANIDVKTTDGYLLRVFCIGFTNKDSLSQRKTCYAQHTQVRAIRKKMCEIITRDVTNSELREVVNKLIPDSIAKDIEKACHGIYPLRDVCIRKVKVLKRPRFEISKLMELHGEGGGGKRGEAGDKSERPEGYEPPVQESV; the protein is encoded by the exons ATGGCGGTCGGTAAAAATAAAGGCCTCTCGAAAGGCGGTAAAAAGGGTGTTAAGAAGAAGAT TGTCGATCCCTTCACCCGTAAAGACTGGTACGATGTCAAGGCACCGTCTATGTTCACCAAGAGACAAGTGGGAACCACCCTTGTCAACCGTACTCAG ggaACTAAAATCGCCTCTGAGGGTTTGAAGGGCCGTGTTTTTGAAGTCTCGCTGGCCGATCTTCAAGCTGATACTGATGCGGagag GTCTTTCCGCAAGTTCCGTCTGATTGCTGAGGATGTTCAGGGACGCAATGTGCTCTGCAACTTCCACGGTATGGACCTCACCACTGACAAGCTCAG ATGGATGGTCAAGAAATGGCAGACCCTCGTGGAGGCCAACATTGACGTGAAGACCACCGACGGCTACCTGCTGCGTGTCTTCTGCATCGGATTCACCAACAAGGACTCGCTGAGCCAGCGCAAGACCTGCTATGCTCAGCACACTCAG GTCCGTGCCATCAGGAAGAAGATGTGCGAGATCATCACCCGGGACGTGACCAACTCTGAGCTCCGTGAGGTCGTCAACAAGCTCATCCCCGACTCCATTGCCAAGGATATCGAGAAGGCTTGTCATGGCATCTACCCGCTCAGGGATGTCTGCATTAGGAAG GTCAAAGTACTGAAGAGGCCTCGCTTCGAGATCTCCAAGTTGATGGAGCTGCACGGAGAAGGTGGTGGTGGCAAGAGGGGCGAGGCTGGTGATAAGTCAGAACGCCCCGAGGGCTACGAACCTCCGGTCCAAGAGAGCGTTTAA